A portion of the Sulfurospirillum diekertiae genome contains these proteins:
- the nrfD gene encoding NrfD/PsrC family molybdoenzyme membrane anchor subunit: MHLLWDIRVSLDLFLGGLGVGAFLVGVILYYVDAKVYDGFVKKSFVVAPLLVIAGLLLLLTELGRPLNVIKTIYAVNPTSFMSIGIFLQSAFVAVALFIAFKVLTSGVSSLSSKIVYAGAVLAGLVGLYHGFLLSGIAKEPWNNAIPVIFFVSSILSGASLMVLFNLRSLENLVARFKLPLIINMVLTLELAAVFAWVYNLALTTASSKHAYDVLISNFSMEFWALSILMGLIAPLAIFTLVILNKLSLKAVAIPTFAIIVAGSFFLKNLVVYLGQAV, translated from the coding sequence ATGCATTTGTTGTGGGATATACGGGTCTCGCTCGATCTGTTTTTAGGTGGTTTAGGTGTAGGTGCCTTCCTCGTGGGGGTTATACTTTACTATGTGGATGCAAAAGTTTACGATGGTTTCGTCAAAAAATCATTTGTTGTTGCACCGCTTTTGGTGATAGCAGGATTACTGCTACTACTTACAGAACTTGGACGTCCATTGAACGTTATTAAAACGATCTATGCGGTTAATCCAACCTCATTTATGTCAATCGGTATCTTTTTACAAAGTGCGTTTGTAGCAGTTGCGCTATTTATCGCCTTTAAAGTATTGACAAGTGGTGTTTCATCACTTAGCTCAAAAATCGTTTACGCTGGTGCAGTTCTTGCAGGTCTCGTTGGTTTGTATCATGGATTTTTGCTCTCTGGCATCGCAAAAGAACCTTGGAACAACGCTATTCCTGTGATTTTCTTTGTTTCGTCTATTCTTTCAGGTGCATCGCTCATGGTACTTTTCAATCTGAGAAGCTTAGAAAACCTTGTGGCACGCTTTAAACTCCCCCTCATCATCAACATGGTTTTAACCCTTGAGTTAGCCGCTGTTTTTGCATGGGTTTACAACTTAGCGTTAACAACCGCATCTTCAAAACATGCCTATGATGTTCTCATCAGTAACTTTAGCATGGAGTTTTGGGCACTAAGCATCTTAATGGGGTTAATCGCACCTTTAGCCATTTTTACATTGGTTATTCTAAACAAACTATCCCTCAAAGCAGTAGCGATTCCAACATTCGCAATCATAGTTGCGGGAAGCTTTTTCCTCAAAAACTTAGTTGTCTATCTCGGTCAAGCAGTATAA
- the phnD gene encoding phosphate/phosphite/phosphonate ABC transporter substrate-binding protein: MKNDQVLTSAFQKFTMLFLLLLLPFSLYAKEKIVLGLTGTVLKDDLKNFMDWEKYLESKNSDFDIQIRFTKTYAEMNTLIKENKVDVAYICNSSYTKLDKDGTGKILAIPIFDGSDQYYSYIIAKKSSRFTSLSDFKDAIFAFTDPESNSGATAPSYYMINHNMDPKTFFKSYIYTYEHGESIKAVIDGFVDGASVDSIVYTRFTQKCPEQIEQLKIIQVLGPYTNSPIVARSSLPKKQFDMLQHAFATMHLDPYGKSILEKLSLDRFDLPSGQDFSNVAKMLEVIEQRQ, translated from the coding sequence ATGAAAAACGATCAAGTTTTGACCAGTGCCTTTCAAAAATTTACCATGCTTTTTTTACTACTATTGTTGCCTTTTTCACTCTATGCCAAAGAAAAAATTGTTTTAGGGTTAACAGGAACTGTCTTAAAAGATGATCTTAAAAATTTTATGGATTGGGAAAAATATTTGGAGAGTAAAAATAGTGATTTTGATATACAAATACGTTTTACCAAAACGTATGCGGAGATGAATACACTCATCAAAGAGAATAAAGTCGACGTTGCTTATATTTGTAACTCCAGTTATACAAAACTCGACAAAGATGGCACAGGTAAAATTTTAGCAATCCCCATTTTTGATGGAAGTGATCAGTATTACTCTTATATAATCGCCAAAAAAAGTAGCCGATTTACGTCCTTATCAGACTTCAAAGATGCTATTTTTGCCTTTACCGATCCTGAGAGTAATTCAGGAGCAACAGCTCCAAGCTACTATATGATAAACCATAACATGGATCCTAAAACATTTTTCAAATCTTACATCTATACGTATGAGCATGGCGAGTCGATTAAAGCTGTGATTGATGGTTTTGTGGATGGTGCAAGTGTAGATAGTATAGTTTATACCCGTTTTACACAAAAGTGTCCAGAGCAGATTGAGCAACTTAAAATTATTCAGGTCTTAGGACCTTATACCAATTCTCCTATTGTAGCGAGAAGTTCATTGCCTAAAAAGCAGTTTGATATGTTACAACATGCCTTTGCAACAATGCATTTAGACCCTTATGGAAAAAGCATTTTGGAAAAACTTTCCTTAGATCGCTTTGATCTCCCCTCTGGTCAAGATTTTTCCAACGTGGCCAAAATGCTTGAAGTCATTGAACAGAGACAATGA
- a CDS encoding sensor histidine kinase, which translates to MKKLIDYLLALSVQVKLATLIFWVVFAISSVSIVINIDIHKNHTNQIIDELIKTNINSNKAFVSEFILTHNQWELYKFLKTLSSSSMIESSGFIDTHNVIVAHTDTEHYRLGDTFKEFDTYNVVPFEQDGVTFGSFVLKVKNQTLFSMLQDTFLAQFVLLLMVALLSLVIANIFMGRLLGRLHLLSNNAQAIIEKRWDDITIYQGKENDEITRIIEKTTQLMHELRDSIEKEEKNARISHSLIILGEIGSSFAHEVKNLLQPLKLLLSPAQLPDKEDMPIIHGALARIDHQVVDFLALAKPADFKYEKPLHVKPLVEESIALLRSSLNKKHLTIQNIVEEDLYVKMGANAIEIILINLLNNAIDAAFQLSSIEITWKRAEQAGFSILCVKNSGETMDEKTKANLFKPFFTTKKEGSGLGLFSIYKIVYLSNGYIEFESQNNQTTFCLYFPCEEVL; encoded by the coding sequence ATGAAAAAACTCATTGACTATCTTTTAGCACTCTCTGTTCAAGTTAAACTTGCCACACTCATTTTTTGGGTTGTTTTTGCCATCTCTTCGGTTTCTATTGTTATTAATATCGACATTCATAAAAACCATACCAATCAGATCATTGATGAGCTTATTAAGACCAACATTAACTCTAACAAAGCCTTTGTCAGCGAGTTTATCCTTACCCATAATCAATGGGAGCTTTACAAATTTCTCAAAACATTGAGTTCCAGCAGTATGATTGAAAGCTCAGGATTTATTGACACTCATAATGTCATTGTGGCGCATACCGATACGGAACATTATCGTCTTGGTGATACGTTTAAAGAGTTTGACACTTACAATGTTGTTCCTTTTGAACAAGATGGGGTGACTTTTGGCTCTTTTGTGCTTAAGGTCAAAAATCAAACGCTTTTTAGCATGTTACAAGATACCTTTTTAGCACAGTTTGTACTTCTTCTTATGGTGGCACTTCTTTCATTAGTGATTGCCAATATTTTTATGGGAAGGCTTTTAGGACGACTTCATCTACTCTCCAATAATGCACAAGCAATTATCGAAAAGCGTTGGGATGACATTACGATTTATCAAGGCAAAGAGAACGATGAAATCACACGTATTATTGAAAAAACAACGCAATTAATGCATGAGCTGCGAGACTCTATCGAAAAAGAGGAGAAGAACGCTCGCATTTCGCACTCACTTATTATCTTGGGAGAAATTGGTTCCTCTTTTGCGCATGAAGTTAAAAATCTACTACAGCCTTTAAAGTTGTTGCTTTCTCCTGCCCAACTGCCCGACAAAGAAGATATGCCCATCATTCATGGAGCATTAGCGCGCATCGATCATCAGGTTGTGGATTTTTTAGCCCTTGCCAAACCCGCTGACTTCAAGTACGAAAAACCTTTACATGTAAAGCCATTGGTTGAAGAGTCTATCGCATTATTGCGTTCTTCTTTGAATAAAAAACATTTAACGATTCAGAACATCGTTGAAGAGGATTTATACGTTAAAATGGGAGCGAATGCGATTGAAATTATTTTGATAAATTTACTCAATAACGCCATCGATGCAGCGTTTCAACTGAGTAGTATTGAGATTACATGGAAGAGGGCAGAGCAAGCAGGATTTTCCATCTTGTGTGTGAAAAACAGTGGTGAAACCATGGATGAAAAAACCAAAGCCAATCTGTTTAAACCCTTTTTTACCACAAAAAAAGAGGGTTCTGGCTTGGGGCTTTTTAGCATCTATAAAATTGTCTATCTCTCCAATGGTTATATCGAGTTTGAAAGTCAGAACAATCAGACAACATTTTGTTTATATTTCCCATGCGAAGAGGTTTTATGA
- a CDS encoding sigma-54-dependent transcriptional regulator, translating to MKIAIIDDQQEIRYSVAKILQRNQHIPLQFNGEEFELSLIIEEQGVELLIVDVMLGENLTGIDLIKQFKKVGLNLPIILMTAYTTPTNMIEASKIGIKDILQKPFDEAQLLELVGKYMHTSSKEKSAKKPIKQGEEAFVGSYETMKEIYKKIGIAANNDLAVLIYGETGTGKELIANLIHTNSTHGEHPFVAVNCASIPKELFESQLFGHEKGSFTSADKQHIGYAEQTGEGTLFLDEIGELDIELQSKLLRFLETKKFRRVGGSKELNFEGRIISATNANLKAQSQQKSFREDLYFRLSMLTITMPTLKERIQDIPILCEHFIAKANRDLKMTITSISEEALVKLARHHWRGNIRELRNTIYSACLNASDAMIKADDIKEFEDASPCEKQTLEQFCRDFLEKEGVEKAHELEQMMQRSLLHVSFSLCPNITQLSTILDISRNTLKKQLKEFNLYQDDSD from the coding sequence ATGAAAATTGCCATTATTGATGACCAACAAGAGATTCGCTACTCAGTTGCTAAAATTTTACAGCGCAATCAGCATATACCGTTACAGTTTAATGGTGAAGAGTTTGAACTCTCTTTAATCATCGAAGAGCAAGGGGTTGAGCTTTTAATCGTCGATGTCATGCTTGGCGAAAATCTTACAGGCATTGATTTGATCAAGCAGTTTAAAAAAGTAGGACTTAACCTTCCCATTATCTTGATGACGGCGTATACGACACCTACGAATATGATCGAAGCGTCCAAAATTGGCATTAAAGACATTTTGCAAAAGCCCTTTGATGAAGCGCAACTTTTAGAGTTGGTGGGAAAATACATGCACACTTCAAGCAAAGAGAAGAGTGCTAAAAAACCGATCAAGCAAGGTGAAGAGGCGTTTGTAGGTTCTTATGAGACGATGAAAGAGATCTATAAAAAAATTGGCATCGCCGCCAATAATGATCTTGCTGTGCTCATTTACGGCGAAACAGGAACGGGAAAAGAGCTGATCGCCAATCTCATTCATACCAACTCTACGCATGGGGAGCACCCTTTTGTTGCGGTTAACTGTGCGTCTATTCCTAAAGAGCTTTTTGAAAGTCAGCTTTTCGGGCATGAAAAGGGCTCGTTTACCAGTGCCGATAAACAGCACATCGGGTATGCTGAGCAAACAGGTGAAGGAACGCTCTTTTTAGACGAGATTGGAGAGCTTGATATTGAGCTTCAAAGCAAACTATTGCGTTTTTTAGAGACAAAAAAGTTCAGGCGTGTAGGAGGCTCTAAAGAGCTTAATTTTGAAGGACGCATTATCAGTGCGACCAATGCCAATCTTAAAGCACAAAGTCAGCAAAAAAGTTTTCGTGAAGACCTTTACTTTCGCCTCTCTATGCTTACGATTACGATGCCAACACTGAAAGAGCGGATTCAAGATATTCCTATCTTGTGCGAACATTTTATCGCTAAAGCCAATCGTGATCTTAAAATGACCATAACGTCAATTTCCGAAGAGGCGTTGGTTAAACTTGCACGCCATCATTGGCGAGGCAATATTAGGGAGCTGCGCAATACGATTTACAGCGCGTGCTTAAACGCTAGCGATGCGATGATCAAAGCGGATGACATTAAAGAGTTTGAAGACGCATCGCCGTGTGAAAAGCAGACACTAGAGCAATTTTGTCGCGATTTTTTAGAAAAAGAAGGTGTTGAAAAAGCGCATGAACTGGAGCAAATGATGCAAAGATCTCTTTTACATGTAAGCTTTTCGCTTTGCCCCAACATCACACAGCTTTCTACCATACTCGATATTTCTCGCAATACACTCAAGAAACAGCTGAAGGAATTTAATCTTTACCAAGATGATAGTGATTAA
- a CDS encoding ABC transporter ATP-binding protein, giving the protein MITAHHLKKVYQTGEIRQEVIKDLSLEISEGEFISLVGPSGSGKSTVLNMLGCLDTPTNGEIVINNTSTTTMNRTQRANFRGENIGFIFQSFNLIPVLSVYENVEYPLIMIQNLPEEERKSRVLTLLEEVGMLDHKDKTPDKISGGQMQRVAIARALVTNPKIVFADEPTANLDTKTAHMIIELMKKIQREHQTTFVFATHDEKIVSNVDRLITLVDGEIVADQRMNK; this is encoded by the coding sequence ATGATCACAGCACATCATCTCAAAAAAGTCTATCAGACAGGCGAGATACGTCAAGAAGTTATCAAAGATTTGTCTTTAGAGATTAGCGAGGGAGAATTTATCTCTTTAGTTGGGCCTAGTGGAAGTGGAAAAAGCACTGTACTAAACATGCTTGGCTGTCTTGATACCCCAACCAATGGCGAGATTGTTATCAACAATACTTCCACCACGACCATGAATCGAACGCAAAGGGCTAACTTTAGAGGTGAAAACATTGGTTTTATTTTCCAAAGTTTCAATCTTATTCCAGTTTTGAGTGTGTATGAAAATGTTGAGTATCCTCTGATTATGATCCAAAACCTTCCCGAAGAGGAGCGAAAATCACGGGTACTTACGTTACTTGAGGAGGTTGGGATGTTGGATCATAAAGATAAAACCCCTGATAAAATCTCAGGCGGTCAGATGCAACGTGTTGCCATAGCAAGAGCACTCGTGACCAATCCTAAAATTGTCTTTGCAGATGAACCTACAGCGAATCTTGATACCAAAACAGCGCATATGATTATTGAGCTGATGAAAAAAATTCAAAGAGAGCATCAAACGACGTTTGTGTTTGCAACACATGATGAAAAAATAGTCTCCAATGTGGACAGACTTATCACCCTTGTCGATGGTGAAATTGTAGCAGATCAAAGGATGAACAAATGA
- a CDS encoding ABC transporter permease, protein MNNILKISYRNLKRNYRRTLLTASLITIGVIFVLIYTAMSGSFKSYTVGQITDSLMGHIQIHKKGYVASVDNLPLDKNLNAKMLEFIESKLESNPFIESYSYRIKFGAMFSNFTSTTNIRLNAINPKDEFPTLPLLESRISDMNGTFKSGEIIVPELLIKGMDVKIGDTIVLVANNKNGSVNGINLKVAGIVGQVMGPGGRDGYIHIEDAKKALRMNNELEISEIVLRLRDVEKLRVAEKSLQPLLEKLNKEGKPVLEIHTWQQLSPFYNIIKMIDVMNISIQIILISIVLISILNVMIMSVFERVREIGTIAAMGTPPLTIVKLFLCEGLMLGVFGAVVGSILSLGIVYLLNIVKITYSIGQQSGLILTPSLGINEILSVSIIVIFISLVASISPAIKASRLDPVEALRTY, encoded by the coding sequence ATGAACAATATCCTTAAAATATCCTATCGAAATCTCAAACGAAACTATCGAAGAACGCTTCTAACGGCTTCCCTTATTACGATAGGGGTCATTTTTGTGCTGATCTACACGGCGATGTCAGGGAGCTTTAAAAGTTATACGGTTGGGCAGATTACTGATTCTTTAATGGGGCATATTCAGATACACAAAAAAGGGTATGTGGCTTCTGTCGACAATCTTCCTTTGGATAAAAATCTTAATGCAAAAATGTTAGAGTTTATCGAATCGAAGCTAGAGTCCAATCCTTTTATAGAGAGTTACAGCTATCGCATCAAGTTTGGTGCAATGTTTTCTAACTTTACCAGTACGACCAACATCAGACTTAACGCGATTAATCCTAAAGATGAATTTCCAACGTTGCCACTCCTTGAAAGTCGAATTTCTGATATGAATGGTACTTTTAAATCAGGCGAAATCATTGTTCCTGAACTGCTTATCAAAGGGATGGATGTCAAAATAGGCGATACCATCGTCTTGGTTGCCAATAACAAAAATGGCTCCGTCAATGGCATTAACCTTAAAGTTGCAGGTATCGTGGGGCAAGTCATGGGACCTGGAGGACGTGATGGGTACATTCACATCGAAGATGCCAAAAAGGCACTGCGAATGAACAATGAACTTGAGATCAGTGAAATCGTCCTTCGCCTAAGAGACGTAGAAAAACTGAGAGTTGCAGAAAAATCACTTCAGCCACTCTTGGAAAAACTCAATAAAGAGGGAAAGCCTGTTTTGGAAATTCATACATGGCAGCAACTCTCTCCTTTTTACAACATCATTAAGATGATTGATGTTATGAATATTTCGATTCAAATCATCCTTATCTCTATTGTCCTTATCTCCATCCTCAATGTGATGATCATGAGTGTGTTTGAGCGTGTCCGAGAAATAGGAACCATTGCGGCTATGGGCACACCGCCTTTGACCATCGTCAAACTTTTTTTATGTGAAGGCTTGATGCTAGGCGTGTTTGGGGCGGTTGTGGGAAGCATCTTGTCTTTGGGGATTGTTTATCTTCTCAATATTGTCAAAATTACCTATAGCATCGGGCAACAAAGTGGTCTTATTTTAACACCGAGCTTAGGAATAAATGAGATACTTAGTGTAAGTATCATCGTTATTTTTATCTCACTCGTTGCGTCCATATCTCCCGCCATCAAAGCTTCAAGACTTGATCCTGTTGAAGCTTTACGTACCTATTAG
- a CDS encoding outer membrane lipoprotein-sorting protein, with amino-acid sequence MKKIILFLLTTLALFGAESILEQVDKKLSPSSADSYKKLINIEPDGSKKEFLLYQIKKGKDKIVSLFLQPDSEKGRSTLRLDENMWLYLPDVGKPIRITSMQSVVGGVFNNSDIMQLDFSAEYDIKSQTDEGATIVLDLKAKNETVAYDKLLMEVDKKTVTPTKIACYTSTGMLIKTLYYKDMKDFGGGIVRPAVIETDSPLYKGYKSIMVYGKITAREFADEMFTIENIGKVQEFRK; translated from the coding sequence ATGAAGAAGATCATACTTTTTTTACTCACAACGCTAGCACTCTTTGGTGCGGAGAGCATTTTAGAACAAGTGGATAAAAAGCTCAGTCCAAGTTCTGCGGATAGCTATAAAAAACTCATTAACATCGAGCCTGATGGGAGCAAAAAAGAGTTTTTGCTTTATCAGATCAAAAAAGGTAAAGATAAAATTGTCTCGTTGTTCTTACAGCCTGACAGTGAAAAAGGCAGGAGTACACTGAGATTGGATGAAAATATGTGGCTTTATTTGCCCGATGTGGGCAAGCCCATTCGCATTACGTCTATGCAAAGTGTTGTGGGCGGTGTGTTTAATAACAGTGATATTATGCAACTCGATTTCTCGGCTGAATATGACATCAAAAGCCAAACAGATGAGGGTGCTACGATTGTTTTAGATTTGAAAGCTAAAAATGAGACGGTTGCATACGATAAATTGTTGATGGAAGTGGATAAAAAAACAGTGACACCGACAAAAATCGCCTGTTATACTTCTACGGGGATGCTCATAAAAACGCTCTACTACAAAGATATGAAAGACTTTGGTGGTGGCATCGTAAGACCTGCGGTGATTGAGACGGATTCGCCACTGTATAAAGGCTACAAGTCCATCATGGTGTATGGAAAAATAACAGCGCGTGAGTTTGCCGATGAGATGTTTACCATCGAAAACATTGGCAAAGTTCAAGAGTTTCGAAAATAG
- a CDS encoding TOBE domain-containing protein — translation MSKDLSSGLICFDKPVLLEKRIHLLQAIKESGSITTAAKQVGISYKTAWGAIDTMNNLSTMPLVVRVTGGNGGGGTSLTPYGEEIVKNYDVLKHEYERFLKTLSSMAEFNMDHIKNLQRIAMQISARNQFMGKIGDIKQAKVNAEVSMVLKSGVILVSTITNSAVEEMGLHIGDEVIGIIKASSVLISNDTHIATSARNKILGKISGIILGEVNAQVSIDIGENEMIVATITSESAKSLGLEIGSSVCAIIKSSSILIGK, via the coding sequence ATGAGTAAAGATTTATCAAGTGGACTAATATGTTTTGATAAACCAGTCCTATTGGAAAAACGTATTCATTTACTTCAAGCTATCAAAGAGAGTGGTTCAATTACAACAGCAGCTAAACAAGTTGGTATTAGTTATAAGACAGCATGGGGAGCCATTGATACGATGAATAACCTCTCCACTATGCCTTTAGTTGTAAGAGTTACTGGTGGAAATGGTGGAGGAGGAACCTCATTAACTCCTTATGGAGAAGAAATTGTCAAGAACTATGATGTACTGAAACATGAGTATGAACGTTTTTTAAAAACACTCTCTTCTATGGCTGAATTTAATATGGATCACATTAAAAACTTACAAAGGATAGCTATGCAAATTAGTGCACGTAATCAGTTTATGGGAAAAATTGGTGACATTAAACAAGCAAAAGTCAATGCCGAAGTAAGCATGGTCTTAAAAAGTGGGGTTATTCTTGTTTCAACTATTACAAACAGCGCTGTTGAAGAAATGGGGTTACATATTGGGGATGAAGTCATTGGGATTATCAAAGCATCCTCTGTTCTTATATCCAATGACACTCATATCGCAACCAGTGCTCGCAACAAAATTCTAGGCAAAATAAGTGGCATTATTCTTGGTGAAGTGAATGCCCAAGTCAGTATTGACATAGGTGAAAATGAAATGATTGTGGCAACCATTACATCTGAATCTGCAAAAAGTTTAGGTTTAGAAATCGGTTCATCTGTGTGTGCCATTATTAAATCAAGCAGTATTCTAATCGGAAAATAA
- the modA gene encoding molybdate ABC transporter substrate-binding protein, translated as MLKKILGMACLSLSLWAGEVQITAAADLVYAFKEMQVEFEKAYPGEKAHIAFGSTGKAYTQIVNGAPYDMYFAADMGYVQKLKDAGLISHEPKPYAYGRIGLWAPKTNNMDVKRGLELLLDPKVKKIAIADPSHAPYGVAAVNALKSQNYYDKIQDRLVLGENVSQAAQFIQTGAAEVGIIPLSLGISDTLKAQGDFFLLPSEWHNEIIQGYALLKNGENNPTAQKFEAFVGTPQARAIFKRYGFVLPGEL; from the coding sequence ATGTTAAAGAAAATACTAGGAATGGCGTGTCTTTCCCTATCATTATGGGCAGGAGAAGTTCAAATAACCGCGGCAGCAGATTTGGTCTATGCGTTTAAAGAGATGCAAGTTGAATTTGAAAAAGCTTATCCTGGGGAAAAAGCACATATCGCTTTTGGTTCAACGGGGAAAGCATATACACAAATTGTCAATGGTGCCCCTTATGACATGTATTTTGCAGCAGATATGGGATATGTCCAAAAGCTAAAAGATGCTGGACTCATTAGTCATGAACCTAAACCATATGCCTATGGACGTATTGGACTTTGGGCTCCTAAAACAAATAATATGGATGTTAAAAGAGGTTTGGAGCTTTTATTGGATCCAAAAGTAAAAAAGATTGCTATTGCTGATCCCTCTCATGCACCTTATGGTGTAGCCGCAGTCAATGCGCTGAAAAGTCAAAATTATTATGACAAAATTCAAGATCGTTTAGTTTTGGGTGAAAATGTCTCACAAGCTGCTCAGTTTATTCAAACAGGAGCGGCAGAAGTTGGCATTATCCCTTTATCATTGGGTATTTCTGATACGTTAAAAGCACAAGGTGATTTTTTCCTTTTACCATCAGAGTGGCACAACGAAATCATACAAGGCTATGCACTTCTTAAAAATGGTGAGAACAATCCTACAGCACAAAAATTTGAAGCTTTTGTAGGAACACCACAGGCACGTGCAATCTTTAAAAGATATGGCTTTGTCCTTCCAGGTGAACTATGA
- the modB gene encoding molybdate ABC transporter permease subunit, with protein sequence MSPAFWEPFGLTLELALITTIFLYLVGIPLAYYLAFSKIRFKAILEAVIAMPLVLPPSVLGFYFLLMFSQNGFLGAIWKELFGHQLAFHFDGLVVGSIIFSLPFMVHPLLSGFKSVDRFSIEAAHTMGKSQIQTLFRVILPAMKSSLATGGVISFAHTVGEFGVVLMIGGNINGQTKVASIAIYNEVEALNYTMAHSYSLILFAFSFAILWLVYTKLNNEVKASFHA encoded by the coding sequence TTGAGTCCTGCATTTTGGGAACCTTTTGGGCTAACCCTAGAATTGGCATTGATTACAACGATTTTTTTATATCTTGTAGGTATTCCACTTGCTTATTATTTAGCTTTTTCTAAAATACGTTTCAAAGCCATACTGGAAGCTGTCATTGCGATGCCTTTGGTTTTACCTCCTTCGGTGCTCGGTTTTTATTTCCTTCTTATGTTTAGCCAAAATGGCTTCTTAGGCGCTATTTGGAAAGAGCTTTTTGGGCATCAATTAGCATTTCATTTTGATGGATTGGTTGTAGGTTCTATTATTTTTAGTCTTCCTTTTATGGTTCATCCACTCTTAAGTGGGTTCAAATCAGTGGATCGTTTTAGTATTGAAGCAGCCCATACAATGGGTAAAAGCCAAATACAAACACTTTTTAGGGTTATTTTACCTGCAATGAAATCTTCTCTTGCCACAGGTGGCGTCATTTCCTTTGCACATACAGTGGGTGAATTTGGTGTGGTATTGATGATCGGAGGCAATATTAATGGACAAACGAAAGTAGCTTCCATTGCTATTTACAATGAAGTGGAAGCACTGAATTATACGATGGCACATAGTTACTCACTTATCTTATTTGCCTTTTCTTTTGCTATTTTATGGCTAGTTTATACCAAATTGAACAATGAAGTAAAAGCGAGTTTTCATGCTTAA
- a CDS encoding ABC transporter ATP-binding protein: MLKVDLSKKLQGATGVIDFEVECHFEKGVFWTIFGESGIGKTTFLRMIAGLETPDRGTIVMDDEVWFDSTKGINLTPQKRRVGFVFQNYALFEHMNVLENLLFSQPHKDVKKAEEILHVMGLEALKTRLPSTLSGGQRQRVALARSIAQEPKVLLLDEPLSSLDALTRSRLQDELKNTHDIFKLTTLMVSHDRSEVFKLSNQVLWIKEGKIFSQGSPRKVFLSQHSTSKFAFEGEVLDCEKRDSIYVATIGIGNTIVEVVLDESEAINLNIGTSVSVSTKAFAPIVKIM, from the coding sequence ATGCTTAAAGTAGATCTTTCTAAAAAGCTTCAAGGAGCAACGGGAGTCATTGATTTTGAGGTGGAGTGTCACTTTGAAAAAGGAGTGTTTTGGACTATTTTTGGAGAATCAGGTATTGGTAAAACAACATTTCTTCGAATGATAGCGGGACTTGAAACACCCGACAGAGGAACCATTGTGATGGATGATGAAGTGTGGTTTGATAGCACTAAAGGGATTAACCTTACCCCTCAAAAACGCCGTGTGGGATTTGTCTTTCAAAACTATGCCTTGTTTGAACATATGAATGTATTGGAGAACCTTCTGTTTTCCCAACCACACAAAGATGTTAAAAAAGCGGAAGAAATCTTACATGTAATGGGATTAGAAGCACTTAAAACTCGTTTACCTTCAACCCTTTCAGGAGGACAACGACAACGTGTCGCATTGGCAAGATCTATTGCTCAAGAGCCTAAAGTATTACTCTTAGATGAACCTCTCTCCTCACTGGATGCATTGACGCGTTCACGTCTGCAAGATGAACTTAAAAATACACACGATATTTTTAAATTGACTACGCTGATGGTTTCCCATGACCGTAGTGAAGTCTTCAAACTTTCCAATCAAGTTTTATGGATTAAAGAGGGAAAGATTTTTAGTCAAGGTTCGCCTAGAAAAGTATTTCTTTCTCAACACAGTACCAGTAAATTTGCCTTTGAGGGAGAGGTTTTAGATTGTGAAAAGCGTGATAGCATTTATGTTGCAACCATCGGCATTGGTAACACAATCGTCGAAGTTGTTTTAGATGAAAGTGAGGCTATTAACTTAAACATTGGAACAAGTGTGAGTGTAAGCACAAAAGCATTTGCACCTATTGTAAAAATCATGTAA